In Kryptolebias marmoratus isolate JLee-2015 linkage group LG11, ASM164957v2, whole genome shotgun sequence, the following proteins share a genomic window:
- the LOC108229848 gene encoding NACHT, LRR and PYD domains-containing protein 12-like, translating to MIVPGNIFFYNTEYGSLSLNKHLYFHFYSKETSQEVTICVVCEDVLKESVTFMCGHRSCKQCVSSAWDQSGSQADHPCPTCQQNSDKGKDDNAGNSLISEAKMRLKRSIKNKFTLISEGNGDHHSSLQSIYTTLYITTGENEGPNGEHEFRHLKHKLKKQSSFDSSVNLNDIFKLIPDQEKPHRTVLTKGVAGIGKSFAVQKFSLDWAEKEANQHVDFVFNLPFRVLNLSKGEKSLHDLLTEFHPAFQPLEDSEDYAETKIIVILDGLDESKLQLDFKKVKTVRSLKDKKPVGDLLVNLIQGKLLPDANLWITSRPAAANQIPGEYLDMVTEIRGFTDPQKEEYFRRRFSKDSGLAGRITSHVQSSQSLDIMCQIPIFCWISAVLFQDVFGENEETEIPQTLTEMMAHFLLVQTKRRSRIYDKKTGKHDKNLLKTHRKFLLKLGKLAFVHLQENKLLFYEEDLEDCGIDVKEATVYSGFWNMVLREEEVCSQKNIFFFVHLTVQEFFAALYVYDCFTTNTTEDLGNFLNLEDKGHSFLDLVKMTVDKVLEKKNGHLDFFLRFLLGLMVESNRRVLQGLLTPLDPNEDTEKKLLTYLRSMRRKTLSPDSCINIFQTMVEMRDHKVKDEIQEYLKMSDRSKTELTPLHCSALAYMLQVSKDELEELDLKSYNTTDEGRRRLIPAVRSSKKAVLKDCKVTLEWVKLLAFGLKFPCSPLRDLDLSNNDLKDSGVEKLCKGLSSQNCRLKILRLSGCFITAEGCAFLASALKSNPSHLVELDLSYNHPGGSGMKLLSELRENQQYKLSKLNFEKVGDHRLRPGLKKYACGLTLDPNSAHKNLLLSDGNRKVTWVKEEQQYPDHAERFDHFLQVLCEQGFKERCYFEVETVEPFSIGLTYRNISRKGNVADCRLGQNEKSWSMTFTENAYSQHRNESIQVACLRSTRVGVYLDWEAATISFYRVSQNSSTRLHTFRAESFSDALYPAVGLSPQTYALFCQ from the exons ATGATTGTACCAGGAAACATATTTTTCTATAACACAGAATATGGTTCATTGTCTctaaataaacatctttattttcatttctacaGTAAAGAAACAAGCCAGGAGGTGACCATCTGTGTAGTGTGTGAAGATGTTCTGAAGGAGTCAGTAACCTTCATGTGTGGACACCGATCATGCAAACAGTGTGTGAGTTCAGCCTGGGACCAATCTGGGTCACAAGCTGATCATCCCTGTCCAACGTGTCAACAGAATTCGGACAAAGGCAAAGATGACAACGCAG GAAACAGCCTCATCTCAGAAGCAAAGATGAGACTTAAAAGatcaatcaaaaataaatttaccttAATATCTGAAGGTAATGGTGACCATCACAGCTCTCTCCAAAGCATCTACACAACACTCTACATCACTACTGGAGAGAATGAGGGCCCAAATGGAGAACACGAGTTCAGACACCTTAAACATAAATTGAAAAAGCAATCATCATTTGACAGCTCGGTCAACCTGAATGACATCTTCAAACTGATTCCTGACCAAGAGAAACCCCACAGGACAGTCCTCACTAAAGGAGTCGCTGGCATTGGAAAATCCTTCGCTGTGCAGAAGTTCAGTCTTGACTGGGCTGAAAAGGAAGCAAACCAacatgttgattttgttttcaacctTCCATTCCGAGTGTTGAATTTGAGTAAAGGTGAGAAAAGCCTGCATGATCTGCTGACTGAGTTCCACCCTGCGTTCCAGCCTCTGGAAGATTCAGAAGATTACGCTGAAACAAAGATAATAGTGATccttgatggtttggatgaaagCAAACTTCAGCTGGACTTCAAGAAGGTGAAGACTGTGAGGTCTCTGAAGGACAAAAAGCCTGTAGGTGATCTCCTCGTAAACCTGATTCAGGGTAAACTCCTTCCAGATGCAAACCTCTGGATAACTTCTCGTCCAGCAGCAGCCAATCAAATCCCTGGAGAGTATCTTGACATGGTGACAGAGATAAGAGGCTTTACTGACCCACAAAAAGAGGAATACTTCAGGAGAAGATTTAGTAAAGACTCAGGTCTTGCTGGCAGAATAACATCCCATGTTCAGTCCTCACAGAGTCTGGACATCATGTGCCAGATCCCAATCTTCTGCTGGATTTCTGCCGTCTTATTTCAGGACGTCTTTGGAGAAAATGAAGAGACTGAAATCCCTCAAACTCTGACAGAGATGATGGCACATTTCTTGCTTGTCCAAACAAAACGCAGAAGCAGAATATATGACAAGAAGACTGGGAAACACGACAAGAATCTTTTAAAGACACACAGAAAGTTTCTTCTGAAACTTGGAAAGCTTGCATTTGTCCATCTTCAGGAGAACAAACTCCTCTTCTATGAGGAAGACCTGGAAGACTGTGGCATTGATGTCAAAGAAGCAACAGTCTACTCTGGTTTTTGGAACATGGTTCTTAGGGAAGAAGAAGTCTGTTCCCAGAAAAACATCTTCTTCTTTGTGCATCTGACTGTACAAGAGTTCTTTGCAGCTCTTTATGTCTATGACTGTTTCACAACCAACACAACAGAAGACCTTGGAAACTTCCTTAATTTGGAGGACAAAGGCCACTCTTTTCTTGATCTTGTGAAGATGACAGTTGACAAAGTGTTGGAGAAGAAGAACGgtcatttggacttttttctgcGATTCCTCCTTGGCCTGATGGTTGAATCCAACCGAAGAGTCCTCCAGGGTCTGTTGACACCACTGGACCCAAATGAAGATACAGAGAAGAAACTTTTGACGTACCTCAGATCCATGCGAAGAAAGACCCTGTCTCCAGACAGCTGCATCAACATCTTTCAGACCATGGTCGAAATGAGAGACCACAAAGTGAAAGATGAGATACAGGAGTATCTCAAAATGTCCGATCGTTcaaagacagagttgactccccTGCACTGCTCGGCTCTGGCCTACATGCTGCAGGTGTCCAAGGATGAACTAGAAGAGCTGGATTTGAAGAGTTACAACACAACAGATGAGGGCAGGAGGAGGCTGATACCAGCAGTGAGGAGCAGCAAAAAAGCTGT GTTAAAGGATTGCAAGGTGACTCTAGAGTGGGTTAAACTCCTGGCCTTTGGTCTGAAGTTCCCTTGCTCGCCTCTACGAGATCTGGACTTGAGCAACAATGATCTCAAGGATTCAGGAGTGGAGAAGCTCTGTAAAGGACTGTCAAGTCAAAACTGCAGACTGAAAATACTCAG GTTATCTGGTTGCTTCATCACAGCAGAAGGTTGTGCCTTTCTGGCTTCAGCTttgaagtccaacccctcccaccTGGTGGAGCTGGACCTGAGCTACAACCATCCAGGAGGCTCAGGAATGAAGCTCCTGTCTGAGCTGAGGGAGAATCAACAATACAAGCTCAGTAAACTAAA ttttgaaaaggTTGGAGATCATCGACTGAGAccaggattaaaaaaat ATGCCTGTGGTCTCACTCTGGACCCCAACTCAGCTCACAAGAACCTGCTTCTCTCTGACGGCAACAGAAAGGTGACCTGGGTGAAGGAAGAGCAACAATATCCGGATCACGCAGAAAGGTTCGACCACTTCCTGCAGGTTCTGTGTGAGCAGGGTTTCAAAGAGCGCTGCTACTTTGAGGTGGAGACAGTTGAGCCCTTCAGCATCGGGTTGAcgtacagaaacatcagcaggaaGGGGAACGTGGCTGACTGCAGGCTGGGACAGAATGAGAAGTCTTGGTCCATGACGTTTACTGAAAATGCTTACAGTCAGCACAGAAATGAAAGTATCCAAGTGGCCTGTTTGAGATCCACTCGTGTTGGAGTGTATCTGGATTGGGAGGCTGCCACCATTTCCTTCTACAGAGTTTCTCAGAACAGCAGCACCCGACTCCACACCTTCAGAGCAGAAAGTTTCAGTGATGCCCTCTATCCTGCTGTCGGACTCTCTCCCCAGActtatgctttgttttgtcagtaa